One Nicotiana tomentosiformis chromosome 4, ASM39032v3, whole genome shotgun sequence genomic window carries:
- the LOC104094065 gene encoding protein DCL homolog, chloroplastic, whose protein sequence is MAAPLLFRGLPLLRLRFCYQRLQHPTFVLLAPRLFSAASESSQPYDDAASDGEQTTAVLRTKDPPKYPRWPDPDYRKWKEREAQILKDIEPVIFLAKEIIHSDRYMDGERLTAEDEKIVVDKLLAYHPHCEDKIGCGLDSIMVDRHPQFRRSRCLFVVRTDGGWIDFSYQKCLRQYIRDKYPSYAEKFIKEHFKRGS, encoded by the exons ATGGCGGCTCCGCTACTCTTCAGAGGTCTCCCTCTTCTCCGGCTTCGCTTTTGCTATCAACGTCTCCAGCATCCTACCTTCGTTTTACTTGCTCCGAGGCTGTTTTCAGCTGCTTCTGAGTCGTCTCAGCCATACGATGACGCCGCGTCAGATGGGGAACAGACCACCGCCGTGCTAAGGACCAAGGACCCGCCCAAGTACCCTAGGTGGCCTGACCCGGACTATAGAAAATGGAAAGAACGAGAAGCTCAGATACTCAAAGATATCGAGCCCGTTATTTTCCTCGCCAAGGAAATTATCCACTCCGATAG GTATATGGATGGAGAACGTCTGACGGCAGAAGATGAGAAAATAGTGGTAGACAAGCTTCTTGCTTACCATCCTCATTGCGAGGATAAAATTGGATGTGGCCTCGACTCAATTATG GTGGATCGGCATCCCCAGTTCAGACGTTCTAGGTGTCTCTTTGTCGTAAGAACTGATGGTGGATGGATAGACTTTTCCTACCAGAAGTGTTTAAGACAGTACATTCGAGATAAGTACCCTTCTTATGCGGAAAAATTCATAAAAGAACACTTCAAACGTGGTAGTTGA